The segment AGCAACAACGGCTCTGCATTGCCCGTGCCTTGGTAGTAGAACCAGAAGTAATTCTTTTTGATGAACCTTGCGCCAGCCTTGACCCCATTTCTACTGCCAAGATAGAAGAGTTGATTTTGGAACTCAAAAAGGATTATACTATAATAATTGTTACCCATAATATGCAACAAGCAGCACGTGTTTCCGATTACACTGGATTTTTCTTGCTGGGAGAGTTAGTTGAGTTTGGAGAGACAGAAGATATTTTTAAAGCGCCACGAGATAAAAAGACAGAGGACTACATTACCGGTAGGTTTGGTTAATGGATAAGAAGAAAATTCTCTTTGTCTGTGTCGAGAATTCCTGTCGTAGTCAGATTGCAGAAGGTTTTGCCAATCATTTAGGAAAAGATAAGTTGGTAGCTTATAGTGCGGGCTCAAAACCTGCTTATACCATAGAACCAAAGGCGGTAACAGTGATGCGAGAACTGGGTATAGATATTTCTCAACAAAATTCAAAGGGTTTTAACGACCTCACAGTTAAAAACTTCGACTATGCAATCACCTTGGGTTGTAAAGATATCTGTCCCTTTGTTCCGGCAGAAAAACACATCCACTGGGACATTGAAGACCCTAAGGGAAAAAGTATAGAATTTTTCCGAAAAGTGCGTGATGAGCTTAAGCAAAAGATAGAAGATTTAATTAAAAATTTAGCTTAATTTATTAGAGAAAGGATAGAAATGGAAAGACATTTGGACAACGAGTTAAAAGAATTAACAAAAAAACTTTTAGAGATGGCGGGGCTTGTAGAAGAATCGATTTATAAAGCTATTGATTCTTTGAAAACGCAGAATAAAGATAAGGCAGAAGAGATAATAAACAACGACAAGAATATCGATGAACTGGAACTTGTTATTGAGGATAAATGTTTAAGCTTACTCTCGCTTTTTCAGCCCCAGGCAAGCGATTTAAGATTTATTACCAATGCCACAAAGATAAATGCGGAATTGGAACGCATTGCGGATTTATCAGTAGACATTGCTCAACGGGTTATAGAGTTGGTGGATAAGCCTTTGATTAAGCCGCTTGTGGATATTCCTAAATTAGCAGAAGTTGCTCAGAAGATGGTTAAGGAAGCAATAGACGCTTTTGTAAATCGCGATGAAGAGCTGGCTAAAAAAGTAGTACTTTCTGACCGCGAAGCGGATTCTTTGCGCAACCTTGTGCACCGCGAGTTGGTTTATGACTATATAGTAAAGGATGGAACTACCGCTCCTCGTGCTGTTCCTCTTTTGTTAGTTGCTCGGCACTTAGAACGGATATGCGACCATGCTACCAATATTGCTGAAGATGTAATTTATATGGTTTCTGCTAAAGTAGTTAAGCACCATCCTGAGAAATTATAACATCATCTCTAAGATTATTTTTGCTGCTTGCTCTACTGCTCCGGATGTTCCCAGCCTGTTTTTAACCATCCTTAATTTTTCTTTCATTTTTTTTAGTTCTTCAGGGTTATTTAAGATTTC is part of the Candidatus Omnitrophota bacterium genome and harbors:
- a CDS encoding arsenate reductase ArsC, which encodes MDKKKILFVCVENSCRSQIAEGFANHLGKDKLVAYSAGSKPAYTIEPKAVTVMRELGIDISQQNSKGFNDLTVKNFDYAITLGCKDICPFVPAEKHIHWDIEDPKGKSIEFFRKVRDELKQKIEDLIKNLA
- the phoU gene encoding phosphate signaling complex protein PhoU; translated protein: MERHLDNELKELTKKLLEMAGLVEESIYKAIDSLKTQNKDKAEEIINNDKNIDELELVIEDKCLSLLSLFQPQASDLRFITNATKINAELERIADLSVDIAQRVIELVDKPLIKPLVDIPKLAEVAQKMVKEAIDAFVNRDEELAKKVVLSDREADSLRNLVHRELVYDYIVKDGTTAPRAVPLLLVARHLERICDHATNIAEDVIYMVSAKVVKHHPEKL